In Streptomyces rapamycinicus NRRL 5491, the genomic stretch CGAGCCGCACGGCTGGAACGACCCGGAGCTGCTCGGCATGGAACTGCCCGGCGCGGGCGCCACCGCGTCGGCGAGCGGGCTCGCCGGGCTGTACGCGGCGGCCGTGACCGGCATCGGGGGCCATCGGCGGCTACTGGCCCCCGAGACCGTGACGGACGCGGTCCGCGAGGTCTCGTCCGGTAAGGGCTGGCTGGGCTTCGACATGGGGGCGCGCTGGGGTTCGGGCTTTCTGCTGGACTCGCCTTCGTTCCGGCCGATGCTGGGGGAGCGGAGCTTCGGCAATGACGGGGCGGGTGGGCAGTTCGCCTTCGGCGACGACGAGTTCGGGGTGGGCTTCGCGTATGTGGCCAACCGGATGATCGGGCACGGTGACGCGCGCGCGTCGCGGCTCGTCGCCGCCGTGCGGAAGTGTTCGCCCGGCTGACTCACCCCCACCCCGCCCCTCCCCGAAACCGGGGGCTCCGCCCCCGGGCCCCTGCCGGGGCTCCGCCCCGGACCCCGCTCCTCAATCGCCGGAGGGGCTGGGATGGGTAACGCCGCAGCCCCGATATGCGGCTCCGCCCCGGGCCAGGGGCCCCACCCCCGGCCCCCCGGCCCCCCCGGCCCCCCGGCCCTCGGCCTCGTGGCCCCCGGCCCCCCGGCCCCCCGGCCCTCGGCCTCGTGGCCCCCGGCCTCCCGGCCCCCGGCCTCCCGGCCCCCGGCCCTCGGTCTCCCGCCCGGCCCCCGGCCTCCCGGCCTCGTGGCCCCCGGCCCTCGGTCTCCCGGCCCCCGGCCCCCGGCCCTCGGTCTCCCGGCCCCCGGTCTCCCGGCCTCCCGGGGCCCGACCAACCGGGGGGCCGGGGGCGGAGCCCCTGTGGGGTCCGGGGCGGAGCCCCGCCGGGGTTGGGGGCGGAGCCCCTGTGGGGTCTGGGGCGGAGCCCCGCCGGGGTTGGGGGCGGAGCCCCTGTGGGGTCTGGGGCGGAGCCCCGGTTTCGGGAAGGGGCGGGGAGGGGAACAGCCCGCCGCAGGCGGCGCGACCCGTCGGGCGCCCCCTACGCCGCTACGCCGCATCCCACAGGTCGGGGCTGTACGACCTCACCAGCGCCTCGATCCGGGGCAGTACCTCGCCGACCGGTAGTGGGGGCAACCGGCGGCCGTCCCGCAGCCGCAGGGCGACTCGGTCGTCGGCGGCCTCCCGGGCGCCCACGACGGCCTGGTACGGGACTCGGCGGGCCTCCCGGATGCGGGCGCCCAGGCTGCCGTGGTCCGGGCCGGCGAGTTCCGCGCGGAGGCCGAGTTCATCGCACCGCCGGACGAGTTCCCCGGCTCGGGCCAGCTCGGTCTCGGAGATCGGCAGGACCACCAGCTGGGTGGGGGCCAGCCAGGCGGGGAAGGCCCCGCCGTGGTGCTCGACGAGATGGGCCACGGCCCGCTCCACGCTGCCGATGATGCTGCGGTGGACCATGACCGGACGGTGCCGGGCGCCGTCCGGGCCGATGTAGTGGAGATCGAACCGCTCGGGCTGGTGGAAGTCGACCTGGACGGTGGACAGGGTGGATTCCCGGCCCGCGCCGTCCGCGACCTGAACGTCGATCTTGGGGCCGTAGAACGCGGCCTCGCCCTCCACCGCCTCGTACGGCAGCCCGGAGCGGTCCAGGACGTCGGTCAGCAGGGCGGTCGAGCGGCGCCACAGCTCGGGCGCGGCGACGTACTTGCCGCCGGGGCCCGGGCCCGGGAGGGAGAGCCGGTAGCGGGCCGGGGTGATGCCGAGCGCCTCGTACGCCCGGCGGATCATCTCCAGGGCGGCCCCGGCCTCGTCGGCGACCTGGTCCAGGGTGCAGAAGATATGGGCGTCGTTCAGCTGGATGGCCCGGACCCGGGTCAGCCCGCCGAGCACCCCCGACAGCTCCGAGCGGTACATTCCGCCCAATTCGGCCATGCGCAGCGGCAGTTCGCGGTAGCTGTGGCCTCGGGAGCGGTAGATGACCGCGTGGTGGGGGCACAGGCTCGGGCGCAGCACCACCTGCTCAGCGCCCAGGTCCATCGGGGGGAACATGTCGTCGCTGTAGTGCTGCCAGTGGCCCGACAGCTCGTACAGCTCCCGTTTGCCGAGCACCGGCGAGTACACATGCCGGTAGCCCGCCCGCCGCTCGGCGGCGCGGATGTACTCCTCCAGGGTGTGCCGTACGGTCGCGCCGTCGGGCAGCCAGTACGGCAGGCCCGCGCCGATCAGCGGGTCGGTGTCGAACAGGCCCAGTTCGCGGCCCAGCTTGCGGTGGTCGGACATCGCGGTCTCCTCAACAACGTGAGGCGAGTGACCGCACGGCGAAGCCCCGGGGCACTCGCCCCGGGGCTTCGGATCAGAACATCGATCAGCGCGCCGGGACACTCTCCGGCGTC encodes the following:
- the thrS gene encoding threonine--tRNA ligase — protein: MSRRADRCSDPKPRGECPGASPCGHSPHVVEETAMSDHRKLGRELGLFDTDPLIGAGLPYWLPDGATVRHTLEEYIRAAERRAGYRHVYSPVLGKRELYELSGHWQHYSDDMFPPMDLGAEQVVLRPSLCPHHAVIYRSRGHSYRELPLRMAELGGMYRSELSGVLGGLTRVRAIQLNDAHIFCTLDQVADEAGAALEMIRRAYEALGITPARYRLSLPGPGPGGKYVAAPELWRRSTALLTDVLDRSGLPYEAVEGEAAFYGPKIDVQVADGAGRESTLSTVQVDFHQPERFDLHYIGPDGARHRPVMVHRSIIGSVERAVAHLVEHHGGAFPAWLAPTQLVVLPISETELARAGELVRRCDELGLRAELAGPDHGSLGARIREARRVPYQAVVGAREAADDRVALRLRDGRRLPPLPVGEVLPRIEALVRSYSPDLWDAA